Proteins from a single region of Streptomyces vinaceus:
- a CDS encoding response regulator → MTALRVLIADDNPVVRAGLASLLETAQDMEVVAQAADGREALSLTRSHAPDVILLDVRMPGVDGISALPHLVQLAPVLMLTYSQEAEVVREALLLGAGGYLVHGEFTPEDLVRAVRDVREGRAHFTTTAASALLAELRASSQPQRNVTRSPERLHNSVLFGLSSREVEIMDLIASGMSNQQIAATCFISEKTVKNHINRIFAKLQSTSRSGAIARWLGTARPGVGGHG, encoded by the coding sequence GTGACCGCGCTCCGCGTCCTGATCGCGGACGACAACCCGGTCGTACGGGCGGGCCTGGCGTCGCTCCTGGAGACGGCCCAGGACATGGAGGTGGTGGCCCAGGCCGCGGACGGCCGCGAGGCCCTGAGCCTGACCCGCAGCCACGCCCCGGACGTGATCCTGCTGGACGTGCGCATGCCGGGCGTCGACGGCATCTCGGCGCTGCCGCACCTCGTACAGCTGGCGCCCGTACTGATGCTGACGTACAGCCAGGAGGCGGAGGTGGTCCGGGAAGCGCTCCTGCTGGGCGCGGGCGGCTACCTGGTCCACGGGGAGTTCACGCCGGAAGACCTGGTCCGGGCGGTCCGGGACGTCCGCGAGGGCCGTGCCCACTTCACGACGACGGCGGCGAGCGCACTCCTCGCGGAACTCCGCGCCTCTTCGCAACCGCAACGAAATGTGACACGCTCTCCTGAGCGGCTGCACAACTCGGTTCTCTTCGGCCTGAGTTCGAGGGAGGTTGAGATCATGGATCTGATCGCGTCCGGGATGAGCAACCAGCAGATCGCCGCCACCTGCTTCATCAGCGAGAAGACGGTGAAGAACCACATCAACCGCATCTTCGCGAAGCTCCAGAGCACGAGCCGCAGCGGGGCGATAGCCCGCTGGCTGGGAACCGCCCGTCCAGGAGTGGGCGGCCATGGGTAG
- a CDS encoding sensor histidine kinase, whose translation MAVLHVPLAGLSVRGKKAGKAGESGEPSPALQSPALQPPALQPPALQSPALQSHALRALCRRVFAFRMVMIGLGAPLALAGTADGGPKYLVGCAVLLTFMLSYVLFRDWERFGPLLLRHRWLLAPDLGCCGLLLVTARPQSPLGFAVLCTPLLAGLVHGWRGSAVYAATAAVAVAALAGGPTLPALCLLAGAAGASLRDLLFRFGAAGQALTEARARLAVAEAVRAERDHLAREMHDSVAKTLHGLALAADALARTSDPATVRRQAFFLSGAARAAAAQSRDLLTELRGEGAGLSLPAALRRLAGADAELRVRGALPEVPAGTAHHILSITSEALENARRHAGASRVTVTARASGRELTLTVEDDGRGLPPDARHVPGRYGLLGMEERAEAIGARLTVAARRPGPGTTVALYLPLPEATGEGGP comes from the coding sequence ATGGCGGTCCTCCACGTCCCCCTGGCGGGGCTGTCCGTACGCGGAAAGAAGGCGGGGAAGGCGGGGGAGTCGGGGGAGCCCTCCCCGGCACTCCAGTCCCCGGCTCTCCAGCCCCCGGCTCTCCAGCCCCCGGCACTTCAGTCCCCGGCTCTCCAGTCCCATGCGCTCCGGGCGCTGTGCCGCCGGGTGTTCGCGTTCCGGATGGTGATGATCGGCCTGGGCGCGCCGCTGGCGCTGGCCGGCACGGCGGACGGCGGGCCGAAGTACCTCGTCGGCTGCGCGGTCCTGCTCACCTTCATGCTCTCGTACGTGCTCTTCCGCGACTGGGAGCGCTTCGGGCCGCTGCTGCTGCGCCACCGCTGGCTGCTGGCCCCGGACCTGGGGTGCTGCGGGCTGCTGCTGGTCACGGCGAGGCCGCAGTCCCCGCTCGGCTTCGCCGTGCTCTGCACTCCGCTGCTGGCCGGGCTGGTCCACGGGTGGCGCGGCTCGGCGGTGTACGCGGCGACGGCGGCGGTGGCCGTGGCCGCCCTCGCCGGCGGCCCGACGCTGCCCGCGCTGTGCCTGCTGGCGGGCGCGGCCGGCGCCTCGCTGCGGGACCTCCTCTTCCGCTTCGGCGCGGCCGGCCAGGCCCTGACGGAGGCGCGGGCCCGGCTCGCGGTGGCCGAGGCGGTACGCGCCGAACGTGACCACCTGGCCCGCGAGATGCACGACTCGGTGGCGAAGACCCTGCACGGCCTGGCCCTGGCGGCGGACGCCCTGGCCCGCACCTCGGACCCGGCGACCGTGCGCCGCCAGGCGTTCTTCCTCTCGGGCGCGGCCCGCGCGGCGGCGGCGCAGTCGCGGGACCTGCTGACGGAGCTGCGGGGGGAGGGCGCGGGGCTCTCCCTGCCGGCCGCACTGCGCCGCCTGGCCGGCGCGGACGCGGAGCTGCGGGTGCGGGGCGCTCTTCCGGAGGTTCCCGCCGGGACCGCCCACCACATCCTGTCGATCACCTCGGAGGCCCTGGAGAACGCCCGGCGCCACGCGGGAGCCTCCCGGGTGACGGTCACGGCGCGGGCGAGCGGACGGGAGCTCACCCTGACGGTCGAGGACGACGGACGCGGCCTCCCGCCGGACGCCCGGCACGTCCCGGGCCGCTACGGCCTGCTCGGCATGGAGGAACGCGCGGAGGCGATCGGCGCCCGGCTGACGGTCGCGGCCCGACGGCCCGGCCCCGGGACGACGGTGGCCTTGTACCTCCCGCTCCCGGAGGCCACGGGGGAGGGGGGCCCGTGA
- a CDS encoding DUF5936 domain-containing protein gives MTALLLAVLLGASVFGVFHGIRLYRAEVKLPSDLALALEVGATRTTAVGSAVDRLGIRWAPLVLRLMGPNRVARKRRQIDLAGNPAGLTIDRYAARRAVYGFLGALGAFSMLINGQLVPALLMVAFGLFWIEVGLWSAIRVRRDHIERTLPDFLDVLAVVVSAGLGFRQALERVAAKYEGPWSDEIRITLQQMDMGVSRRQAFDELRRRNDSEQVAQFVTALQQGEELGSPIVDTLIAIAEDMRRTDAQNARRRAARAVPKATFAVTMFMLPGTLILLVCGFVYGADVDFGALLGGG, from the coding sequence ATGACGGCTCTGCTGCTCGCCGTACTGCTGGGCGCATCGGTCTTCGGCGTGTTCCACGGCATCCGCCTCTACCGCGCCGAGGTCAAACTGCCGAGCGACCTCGCGCTCGCCCTGGAGGTCGGCGCCACCCGGACGACCGCCGTCGGATCGGCCGTCGACCGGCTGGGCATCCGCTGGGCGCCGCTCGTCCTGCGCCTGATGGGCCCGAACCGGGTCGCCCGCAAACGCCGCCAGATCGACCTGGCGGGCAATCCGGCGGGCCTGACCATCGACCGGTACGCGGCGCGCCGCGCGGTGTACGGGTTCCTCGGCGCGCTCGGCGCCTTCTCGATGCTGATCAACGGGCAGCTCGTACCGGCCCTGCTGATGGTCGCGTTCGGTCTGTTCTGGATCGAGGTCGGCCTGTGGTCGGCGATCCGGGTCCGGCGCGACCACATCGAGCGGACGCTGCCGGACTTCCTGGACGTACTCGCGGTCGTGGTCAGCGCGGGGCTCGGCTTCCGGCAGGCGCTGGAGCGGGTGGCGGCCAAGTACGAGGGCCCCTGGTCCGACGAGATCCGGATCACCCTGCAACAGATGGACATGGGCGTCAGCCGCCGCCAGGCCTTCGACGAGCTGCGCCGGCGCAACGACTCCGAGCAGGTCGCGCAGTTCGTGACCGCGCTCCAGCAGGGCGAGGAGCTGGGCTCGCCGATCGTCGACACGCTGATCGCGATCGCCGAGGACATGCGCCGTACGGACGCCCAGAACGCCCGCCGGCGGGCGGCCCGGGCGGTCCCCAAGGCCACCTTCGCGGTGACCATGTTCATGCTGCCCGGGACGCTGATCCTGCTGGTGTGCGGCTTCGTGTACGGCGCGGACGTGGACTTCGGCGCGCTGCTCGGGGGCGGGTGA
- a CDS encoding type II secretion system F family protein yields the protein MNPLILLTLGTTLLACVLVVAGVQAYAAGRAQRAALIERLAADGAPERSGRRRRFPGVDRRLRRTALGKRIETKLAVTGLDLTPGEFFVYVLLSVAGVWLVAASFLAPFFGPVAALIGLWAADAFLNWQRARRSERFINQLPELARILANATQAGLALRTAIAIAAEELEAPAGEELSRVADRLAVGHSIDEALGEIAERLPSRELVVLVSTLVLSARAGGAIVGSLRNLTVTLEQRKETRREVRTQLSQVTVTAYLVPAIGLGSLLLVNTMMPGALDRMTGAFVGQTAVLVAIGLFTLGFVLIRRLSKIDV from the coding sequence GTGAACCCACTGATCCTCCTCACCCTCGGCACCACCCTGCTGGCCTGCGTCCTCGTGGTCGCGGGCGTCCAGGCGTACGCCGCCGGCCGCGCCCAGCGCGCCGCCCTCATCGAGCGCCTCGCCGCCGACGGCGCACCGGAGCGGTCGGGCCGCCGGCGCCGCTTCCCCGGGGTGGACCGGCGGCTGCGCCGGACCGCGCTCGGCAAGCGGATCGAGACGAAGCTGGCCGTGACCGGCCTGGACCTCACCCCCGGCGAGTTCTTCGTCTACGTGCTGCTGTCGGTGGCCGGGGTGTGGCTGGTCGCGGCCAGCTTCCTGGCCCCGTTCTTCGGCCCGGTCGCCGCCCTGATCGGCCTGTGGGCGGCCGACGCCTTCCTCAACTGGCAGCGGGCCCGGCGCAGCGAGCGGTTCATCAACCAGCTGCCCGAACTCGCCCGCATCCTCGCCAACGCCACCCAGGCCGGGCTGGCCCTGCGTACGGCCATCGCCATAGCGGCGGAGGAGCTGGAGGCACCGGCGGGCGAGGAACTCTCACGCGTGGCCGACCGCCTCGCCGTCGGCCACTCCATCGACGAGGCGCTGGGCGAGATCGCCGAACGGCTGCCCTCGCGCGAGCTCGTCGTCCTGGTCTCCACCCTCGTGCTGTCCGCGCGGGCGGGCGGCGCGATCGTCGGCAGCCTGCGCAACCTGACCGTGACGCTGGAGCAGCGCAAGGAGACGCGGCGCGAGGTCCGCACCCAGCTCTCCCAGGTGACCGTGACGGCCTACCTGGTACCGGCGATCGGACTCGGCTCGCTGCTGCTGGTCAACACGATGATGCCGGGCGCGCTGGACCGGATGACCGGCGCGTTCGTCGGCCAGACGGCCGTGCTGGTGGCGATCGGGCTCTTCACGCTGGGCTTCGTCCTGATCCGCCGGCTCTCCAAGATCGACGTATGA
- a CDS encoding CpaF family protein, whose amino-acid sequence MSLRSRVNTPDDRHSPREDGRLVSAYRAKLLEEIDLAEMSALAPAERRARLERVLGHIISREGPVLSTVERAQLIRRVVDEALGLGVLEPLLEDASISEIMVNGPDQIFVERAGRVEQLPLRFASHEQLMQTIERIVSTVNRRVDEANPMVDARLPSGERVNVIIPPLSLTGATLTIRRFPRAFTLHEMIALGSLDEQMLLLLSGLVQAKMNVIVSGATGTGKTTLLNALSGLIPEGERIITIEDSAELQLQQAHVIRLESRPANVEGKGRITIRDLVRNSLRMRPDRIIVGEVRGGETLDMLQAMSTGHDGSLATVHANSAEDALMRLQTLASMSEVEVPFEALQDQINSAVNVVVQLTRFGDGSRRLTEIAILDSHGREPFRITTVCRFAAQPMGADGRVHGYFEYFPLPRRIADRLYMNNQPIPQAFGVAMSDDQLATRITRTVL is encoded by the coding sequence ATGAGCCTGCGTTCCCGTGTCAACACCCCGGACGACCGGCACAGCCCCCGCGAGGACGGCCGGCTGGTCTCCGCGTACCGGGCGAAGCTGCTGGAGGAGATCGACCTCGCCGAGATGTCGGCGCTCGCGCCCGCCGAGCGCCGCGCCCGGCTGGAGCGCGTACTCGGACACATCATCAGCCGTGAGGGCCCCGTCCTGTCCACCGTCGAGCGGGCGCAGCTGATCCGCCGGGTCGTGGACGAGGCGCTCGGCCTCGGCGTGCTCGAACCGCTCCTCGAAGACGCCTCGATCTCCGAGATCATGGTCAACGGACCGGACCAGATCTTCGTCGAGCGCGCCGGCCGCGTCGAGCAGCTGCCGCTGCGCTTCGCCTCGCACGAGCAGCTGATGCAGACCATCGAGCGCATCGTCTCCACCGTCAACCGGCGGGTGGACGAGGCCAATCCGATGGTCGACGCCCGCCTGCCCAGCGGCGAACGCGTCAACGTGATCATCCCGCCGCTGTCCCTGACCGGCGCCACCCTCACCATCCGCCGCTTCCCGCGCGCGTTCACCCTGCACGAGATGATCGCCCTGGGCTCGCTGGACGAGCAGATGCTCCTGCTGCTGTCCGGGCTGGTCCAGGCGAAGATGAACGTCATCGTCTCCGGGGCCACCGGCACCGGGAAGACCACGCTCCTCAACGCCCTCTCCGGCCTGATCCCGGAGGGCGAACGGATCATCACCATCGAGGACTCGGCCGAGCTCCAGCTCCAGCAGGCGCACGTCATCCGCCTCGAATCCCGCCCGGCGAACGTGGAGGGCAAGGGCCGGATCACCATCCGCGACCTCGTACGCAACTCCCTGCGCATGCGCCCCGACCGCATCATCGTCGGCGAGGTCCGCGGCGGCGAGACCCTCGACATGCTCCAGGCGATGTCCACCGGCCACGACGGCTCCCTGGCCACCGTCCACGCGAACAGCGCCGAGGACGCGCTCATGCGCCTGCAGACCCTCGCCTCGATGTCCGAGGTGGAGGTCCCCTTCGAGGCCCTCCAGGACCAGATCAACAGCGCCGTGAACGTGGTCGTCCAGCTGACCCGCTTCGGCGACGGCTCGCGCCGCCTCACCGAGATCGCCATCCTCGACTCGCACGGCCGTGAACCCTTCCGCATCACCACCGTCTGCCGCTTCGCCGCCCAGCCGATGGGCGCCGACGGCCGCGTGCACGGGTACTTCGAGTACTTCCCGCTGCCGCGCCGGATCGCGGACCGCCTCTACATGAACAACCAGCCGATCCCGCAGGCCTTCGGGGTCGCCATGTCCGACGACCAGCTCGCCACCCGCATCACCCGGACCGTCCTGTGA
- a CDS encoding TadE/TadG family type IV pilus assembly protein, with amino-acid sequence MRRDRDRGQVALEYIGFIPILLFVALCGIQLGWVGYVHQQAETAARTAARVEARNPGAGSAAGTAAISSGLDATVDVVSSSDAVTAKVSIPIRSIVPGFSIDPATATAVMPNDDPEG; translated from the coding sequence GTGAGACGAGACCGGGACCGGGGCCAAGTGGCCCTGGAGTACATCGGCTTCATCCCGATCCTGCTGTTCGTCGCGCTCTGCGGGATCCAGCTCGGCTGGGTGGGCTACGTCCACCAGCAGGCCGAGACCGCCGCGCGCACCGCCGCCCGGGTGGAGGCCCGCAACCCGGGCGCCGGGTCGGCGGCGGGAACGGCGGCCATCAGTTCGGGCCTCGACGCGACCGTCGACGTGGTGTCGAGCTCCGACGCGGTGACCGCGAAGGTCAGCATCCCGATCAGGTCCATCGTGCCGGGCTTCTCCATCGACCCGGCCACGGCCACGGCCGTCATGCCCAACGACGATCCGGAGGGGTGA
- a CDS encoding TadE/TadG family type IV pilus assembly protein — translation MPARRPAGRAGAARGAPAGRRDRGQVAVEFVGMVPLILLLVAAVWECVLIGYAFSLAGNAADEAARVGAVHGGGACDAAARRHVGGAWSMGVECGAAGDVYKATVKLNLPVFFPGLDIGIPITGEGGSPKEEED, via the coding sequence ATGCCCGCGCGCAGACCCGCCGGGAGGGCCGGGGCCGCCCGTGGCGCCCCTGCCGGGCGGCGGGACCGCGGGCAGGTGGCGGTCGAGTTCGTCGGCATGGTGCCGCTGATCCTGCTGCTCGTGGCGGCGGTGTGGGAGTGCGTACTGATCGGGTACGCGTTCTCCCTGGCGGGCAACGCGGCGGACGAGGCGGCCCGGGTGGGGGCGGTGCACGGCGGCGGGGCGTGTGACGCCGCGGCCCGGCGGCACGTCGGGGGCGCCTGGAGCATGGGCGTGGAGTGCGGGGCGGCGGGCGACGTCTACAAGGCGACCGTAAAGCTCAACCTCCCGGTCTTCTTCCCGGGCCTCGACATCGGCATCCCGATCACGGGCGAGGGCGGCTCCCCGAAGGAAGAGGAGGACTGA